In Paraburkholderia phenazinium, one DNA window encodes the following:
- a CDS encoding DUF488 domain-containing protein has product MAIRIVQLGTKRAEGEGLRIGTVRRPPRGVPKAEFGTRDYYDVWLPNLSPSAQLVTQAKQAVSQAEWGRFVRSFRAEMNESDTSKVLDLLAALSQGTDFSVGCYCEDESRCHRSVLRQLLSERGALIK; this is encoded by the coding sequence ATGGCCATTCGCATCGTGCAGCTTGGAACGAAGCGAGCAGAAGGAGAGGGGCTGCGCATCGGCACGGTGCGGCGGCCGCCGCGCGGCGTGCCGAAGGCGGAGTTCGGCACGCGCGATTACTACGATGTCTGGCTGCCCAACCTCTCGCCGAGCGCGCAGTTGGTGACGCAAGCCAAACAAGCCGTCAGTCAGGCGGAGTGGGGCCGGTTCGTGCGCAGCTTCCGCGCGGAGATGAACGAGAGCGACACCAGCAAGGTGCTGGATCTGCTCGCCGCCTTGTCGCAGGGTACGGATTTCTCGGTCGGCTGCTATTGCGAAGACGAAAGCCGTTGCCATCGCAGCGTTCTGCGCCAACTGCTCAGCGAGCGCGGTGCGCTGATCAAATGA
- a CDS encoding ATPase domain-containing protein, protein MVDNIAKQRAERLSSGIDGIDDILGGGLTPHRMYLVEGAPGTGKTTLALQFLLRGAAEGQAGLYITLSETKAELISVAASHGWDVSKFTIVELLSDEGLDPRYEQTVLQPAEVELGETVRVVIQQVDELKPVRIVLDSLSELRLLSQNPLRYRRQILALKRYLATRECTVLLLDDNSSEPGDLQLHSIAHGVISLDSLAHDYGGNRRRMRIAKMRGIKFREGFHDFTLDTGGIHVYPRLVAAEHHAEFDSQPRSTGTARLDALLGGGLIPGTSALMIGPSGVGKTTTVVSCLLAALRRGERCIYYLFDETLNTLLLRSVNLGMDLTPHIEAGLLTVRQIDPAEMSPGEFASDVRNAVEKRGMKYVAIDSLNAYLQAMPGERYLLLQMHELLGYLNQQGAITMLVLGQHGIIGEVQNDIDISYLSDVVVLFRYFEHDGEVLTAIATVKSRAIAHERSIRQFRLGNDGVEVGEALRDFEGVLTGLPSYRGRTAMLSPAEGVIARAG, encoded by the coding sequence ATGGTAGACAACATAGCGAAGCAGCGTGCGGAGCGCCTTTCCTCGGGGATTGATGGGATCGACGACATACTGGGCGGCGGTTTGACGCCGCACCGCATGTACCTCGTCGAGGGTGCGCCAGGCACGGGCAAAACGACCTTGGCCTTGCAGTTTTTACTGAGGGGGGCTGCCGAAGGACAGGCGGGCCTGTACATCACGCTCTCCGAAACCAAGGCTGAATTGATTTCGGTGGCGGCGAGCCACGGCTGGGACGTCAGCAAGTTCACGATCGTCGAACTGCTGTCGGACGAGGGCCTCGATCCGCGCTACGAGCAAACCGTTTTGCAGCCCGCCGAAGTCGAACTCGGCGAGACCGTGCGGGTTGTGATCCAGCAGGTCGACGAACTCAAGCCGGTGCGCATCGTCCTCGACAGTCTGTCCGAATTGCGGCTGCTCTCGCAGAATCCGCTGCGCTATCGGCGGCAGATTCTCGCCTTGAAGCGCTACCTGGCGACGCGCGAATGCACCGTGCTGCTGCTCGACGACAACTCGTCGGAACCGGGCGACCTGCAACTGCATAGCATTGCGCACGGGGTGATCAGCCTCGACAGCCTTGCCCACGATTACGGTGGCAACCGGCGCCGCATGCGCATCGCCAAGATGCGCGGGATCAAGTTTCGCGAAGGCTTTCACGACTTCACCCTGGATACCGGCGGCATTCACGTCTATCCGCGTCTGGTGGCGGCCGAACATCATGCGGAGTTCGATTCGCAGCCGCGCAGCACGGGTACGGCGCGCCTCGATGCGCTCCTCGGCGGCGGGCTGATTCCGGGCACCAGCGCGCTGATGATCGGACCTTCGGGCGTCGGCAAGACCACCACGGTGGTGTCGTGCCTCCTGGCTGCGCTCAGGCGCGGCGAGCGCTGCATCTACTACCTGTTCGACGAGACGCTCAATACGCTGTTGCTGCGCTCGGTGAATCTCGGCATGGATCTGACGCCGCATATTGAAGCAGGACTGCTAACGGTGCGGCAGATCGATCCGGCGGAAATGTCGCCGGGCGAGTTCGCCAGCGACGTCCGGAATGCGGTCGAGAAGCGCGGCATGAAGTATGTCGCCATCGACAGCTTGAACGCCTACCTGCAGGCGATGCCCGGCGAACGCTATCTGCTGCTGCAAATGCACGAACTGCTGGGCTATCTGAACCAGCAGGGCGCCATCACGATGCTGGTGCTCGGTCAGCACGGCATCATCGGCGAAGTGCAGAACGATATTGACATCAGTTACCTGAGCGATGTCGTGGTGCTGTTCCGCTACTTCGAGCACGACGGCGAAGTGCTGACCGCGATTGCCACCGTCAAGAGCCGGGCAATCGCCCACGAGCGCTCGATTCGCCAGTTCCGCCTCGGCAACGACGGCGTGGAAGTGGGCGAAGCCTTGCGCGACTTCGAAGGTGTGCTAACCGGTTTGCCGTCGTACAGGGGCAGGACCGCGATGCTCTCTCCTGCGGAGGGTGTGATTGCCCGTGCAGGCTAA
- a CDS encoding MFS transporter yields the protein MEIETRTLARVTTRLVPFLVVCYFVAYLDRVNVGFAALQMNKDLGLSASAFGFGAGIFFIAYFFFEVPSNLLLEKFGARRWIARIMFTWGLLAGAMAFIPDIARYTGMSAAHVFYTLRVLLGIAEAGFFPGIIFLLTLWFPAMYRARVVGYFMAAIPLSTVIGAPVSGALLGLNGLGGMAGWQWVYLLEAAPALLLSIAVLFYLTDQPAHATWLRTDEREWLVGRLAQERAKREAVRNFSVREALFNPRVLAIALIYFGANATNYGLSFFLPQIVKAFGLTNLQTGFVTSLPYVVGVISMVIWGRHSDRKLERKWHVAIALLVAAGGIGAAAGLDNPVLKMAALSIAGFGIFGCLPIIWTLPAAFLSGAAAACGIAVVNSLGNLAGFFGPYAMGWIKDSTGGFGAGLLCLSGAGLVGVAAVLLLHHDTALENAPDTVAGPAVGPGGEVGHHV from the coding sequence ATGGAGATTGAGACCCGTACTCTGGCGCGTGTGACGACCCGGCTCGTCCCGTTCCTGGTTGTCTGTTATTTCGTAGCGTATCTGGACCGCGTCAACGTGGGTTTTGCCGCGTTGCAAATGAACAAGGATCTTGGGCTTTCCGCGAGCGCATTCGGCTTCGGCGCCGGGATATTTTTCATTGCGTATTTTTTCTTCGAGGTGCCGTCCAATCTGCTGCTGGAAAAATTCGGCGCGCGGCGCTGGATTGCCCGGATCATGTTCACGTGGGGACTGCTCGCCGGCGCGATGGCGTTCATTCCCGACATCGCCAGATACACCGGCATGTCGGCCGCCCATGTGTTCTACACTTTGCGGGTGCTGCTGGGCATCGCCGAGGCCGGGTTTTTCCCAGGCATCATCTTCCTGCTGACGCTCTGGTTTCCCGCCATGTATCGCGCTCGCGTGGTCGGCTATTTCATGGCCGCCATTCCGCTTTCCACGGTGATCGGCGCACCGGTCTCCGGCGCCTTGCTCGGTTTGAACGGACTGGGCGGCATGGCGGGTTGGCAGTGGGTCTATCTGCTCGAGGCAGCGCCTGCATTGTTGTTGTCGATCGCGGTGCTGTTCTATCTCACCGACCAGCCCGCCCACGCCACCTGGCTGAGGACCGACGAGCGCGAATGGCTCGTGGGCCGGCTCGCCCAGGAGCGTGCCAAGCGTGAAGCTGTGCGCAACTTCAGCGTGCGCGAGGCCTTGTTCAATCCGCGCGTGCTGGCTATCGCACTGATCTATTTTGGTGCGAACGCAACCAACTACGGGTTGAGTTTTTTCTTGCCGCAGATCGTCAAGGCCTTTGGCCTCACCAATCTGCAGACCGGTTTCGTGACTTCACTGCCCTATGTCGTGGGCGTGATCAGCATGGTGATCTGGGGGCGGCATTCGGATCGCAAGCTCGAACGCAAGTGGCATGTGGCGATTGCGCTGCTGGTCGCAGCAGGTGGGATCGGCGCGGCGGCCGGGTTGGATAACCCTGTGTTGAAGATGGCGGCGCTGTCGATTGCGGGCTTCGGTATCTTCGGCTGTCTGCCGATTATCTGGACCTTGCCGGCGGCGTTCCTGTCCGGCGCGGCGGCCGCGTGCGGCATTGCGGTGGTGAATTCGCTCGGCAATCTGGCCGGGTTCTTCGGCCCCTACGCGATGGGCTGGATCAAGGATAGTACCGGCGGTTTCGGCGCCGGCCTGCTGTGTCTCTCCGGGGCCGGGCTGGTGGGTGTCGCCGCGGTGTTGCTGCTGCATCACGACACGGCGCTGGAGAACGCACCCGATACGGTCGCGGGGCCGGCGGTGGGGCCGGGGGGCGAGGTGGGGCACCACGTTTGA
- a CDS encoding GNAT family N-acetyltransferase — MTERLHLRRAKKGDAAVLFENYTGSETCSRFLQRRADPDATRTQAMLTKWCDTAWDLDDDAPFAWVISTRAAGEAIGIFLVIPHGHKTEIHYGVAERFWGQGLVAEAGLAALSALWRNPATQRIWTVCDPENIGSRRVLEKLGLQCEGTLKKWLVLPAFGDEARDCLVFSTTSRPAE; from the coding sequence TTGACCGAACGCCTGCATCTGCGCCGCGCTAAAAAAGGCGATGCTGCGGTGCTGTTCGAGAACTACACGGGCAGTGAGACCTGCTCGCGCTTCCTGCAGCGCCGCGCCGATCCGGACGCCACGCGCACGCAGGCCATGTTGACGAAGTGGTGTGACACCGCCTGGGATCTGGACGACGACGCCCCCTTCGCATGGGTGATCAGCACACGCGCGGCCGGTGAGGCGATCGGCATTTTTCTTGTCATCCCGCACGGCCACAAGACCGAAATTCACTATGGCGTCGCCGAGCGCTTCTGGGGGCAAGGACTGGTCGCCGAGGCGGGGTTGGCGGCGTTGTCCGCGCTGTGGCGCAACCCTGCCACGCAACGCATCTGGACGGTGTGCGATCCCGAGAACATCGGCTCAAGACGCGTGCTGGAAAAACTCGGCTTGCAGTGCGAAGGTACCTTGAAGAAGTGGCTGGTGCTTCCCGCGTTTGGCGACGAGGCAAGGGATTGCCTTGTGTTCTCCACGACATCCCGTCCCGCGGAATAA
- a CDS encoding dihydrofolate reductase → MLNGKRIAMVAAMARNRVIGASNDIPWKAPGEQRRFRELTEGHLVVMGRRTYESIGRPLPNRDVLVIGTQAVAAERVATCRSLEEAIQVITDDAREAIFIAGGEQIYRLFLPYADTIYLTEVDVEPAGDAVFPELPVDFECIERTEVSGQPAYTFLTYVRSANSSSRPQRIHP, encoded by the coding sequence ATGCTCAACGGCAAGCGCATTGCCATGGTGGCTGCGATGGCAAGGAACCGGGTGATCGGCGCGTCCAACGATATCCCATGGAAAGCGCCTGGCGAGCAGCGGCGCTTTCGCGAACTCACGGAAGGACATCTGGTGGTGATGGGCCGGCGCACGTATGAGTCGATCGGCCGGCCACTGCCCAACCGCGACGTGCTGGTGATCGGCACGCAGGCGGTCGCCGCCGAGCGTGTCGCTACATGCCGCTCGCTGGAGGAAGCGATCCAGGTCATCACGGACGATGCGCGCGAGGCAATTTTTATCGCAGGCGGCGAACAGATCTACCGGCTGTTCTTGCCCTATGCGGACACGATCTACTTGACCGAGGTTGACGTGGAACCGGCGGGCGACGCCGTGTTTCCAGAACTGCCGGTGGACTTCGAATGCATCGAACGGACCGAGGTTAGCGGCCAGCCGGCTTACACCTTCCTGACCTATGTGCGGAGCGCGAATTCCAGTTCGCGCCCGCAACGCATTCACCCTTGA
- a CDS encoding SDR family NAD(P)-dependent oxidoreductase: MIDSLPVALVTGSTSGIGAAIARRLSHEGFAVVVHSRSSVEAGEALAAELACATYVQADLAHDAERVALIQQAVAAWGRLDVLVNNAGISRVIPHADLGAATSEVWHELHELNVVAPFHLVAQAAPALREAARRGRPGCVVNVSSHAGVRPKGASIPYAASKAALNHVTRLLALSLAPDIRVNAVAPGLVDTPLTAEWTQAQTLWRERSPMRRAASPEDIAQAVALLVASDYLAGEILLSDGGLNLT; encoded by the coding sequence ATGATCGATTCCTTACCTGTCGCCCTCGTCACGGGTTCGACCAGCGGCATTGGCGCAGCGATTGCGCGACGGCTTTCGCACGAAGGCTTCGCAGTGGTCGTGCATTCGCGCAGTTCGGTGGAAGCCGGCGAGGCGCTGGCCGCCGAACTGGCCTGCGCCACCTATGTGCAAGCCGACCTCGCGCACGATGCCGAGCGCGTGGCGCTGATCCAGCAAGCCGTCGCCGCATGGGGACGGCTCGATGTACTGGTCAACAATGCCGGCATCAGCCGCGTGATCCCGCATGCGGACCTCGGCGCGGCCACGTCCGAGGTGTGGCACGAACTGCATGAGCTGAACGTCGTCGCGCCGTTCCATCTGGTCGCGCAAGCGGCGCCTGCACTGCGCGAGGCCGCACGACGCGGCCGCCCTGGTTGCGTCGTCAACGTCAGCTCGCATGCCGGCGTGCGTCCCAAGGGCGCGTCGATTCCCTACGCCGCCAGCAAGGCGGCATTGAATCATGTCACCCGCTTGCTCGCGCTATCGCTGGCGCCGGATATCCGCGTCAACGCGGTCGCGCCGGGCCTCGTCGATACGCCGCTGACCGCCGAGTGGACCCAGGCCCAGACGCTTTGGCGCGAACGCTCGCCGATGCGCCGCGCGGCGAGCCCAGAAGACATTGCTCAGGCGGTGGCGCTGCTGGTGGCCTCGGACTACCTCGCGGGCGAGATACTGCTCTCCGACGGCGGACTCAACCTGACCTGA
- a CDS encoding FadR/GntR family transcriptional regulator: MDYRHLQQRKSLHGRIVQELGMDIVSGKVQPGQRLPAETDLCERYGVSRPVLREATRVLVAKGLVVSKPRVGSVVKPREDWHMLDPDVLYWTLSSVPEGEFFRSLLTVRRVIEPAAAALAATAATSEDLARIASAYERMAHAPTASALLEPDLEFHRAIMAATHNDLLAHIGNMLSLALSESIKLTSRHPDTHALSLPRHKAILTAIQSRDALGARQASLVQLENASADAESILEVVRSHPA; encoded by the coding sequence ATGGATTATCGTCATCTGCAACAACGCAAGAGCCTGCATGGACGTATCGTGCAGGAACTCGGCATGGATATCGTCAGCGGCAAGGTTCAGCCAGGCCAGCGCCTGCCTGCCGAAACCGATCTGTGCGAACGCTATGGCGTGAGCCGCCCGGTGCTGCGCGAAGCGACGCGCGTACTGGTCGCGAAGGGGCTGGTGGTGTCGAAGCCGCGCGTGGGCAGCGTCGTGAAGCCACGCGAAGATTGGCACATGCTCGACCCCGACGTGCTGTACTGGACGCTCAGCAGCGTGCCGGAAGGCGAATTTTTCCGCTCGCTGCTGACGGTGCGCCGCGTGATCGAGCCTGCCGCGGCCGCGCTCGCCGCGACTGCGGCGACCAGCGAAGATCTGGCTCGCATCGCCTCCGCTTACGAGCGCATGGCACACGCGCCCACCGCCAGCGCGCTGCTCGAACCGGACCTCGAGTTTCATCGCGCCATCATGGCGGCCACGCACAACGATCTGCTCGCGCATATCGGCAATATGCTGTCCCTCGCGCTGTCGGAGTCGATCAAGCTGACGAGCCGTCATCCGGACACGCATGCGCTGTCTTTACCGCGTCACAAGGCCATTCTCACGGCGATCCAGAGTCGCGACGCGCTCGGTGCGCGCCAGGCCAGCCTCGTTCAGCTCGAAAACGCGAGCGCCGACGCCGAGAGCATTCTCGAAGTCGTGCGCAGTCATCCGGCCTGA
- a CDS encoding IlvD/Edd family dehydratase translates to MKDAKRPLRSAQWFGTADKNGFMYRSWMKNQGIPDHEFQGKPIIGICNTWSELTPCNAHFRKIAEHVKRGVFEAGGFPVEFPVFSSGESNLRPTAMFTRNLASMDVEESIRGNPIDAVVLLVGCDKTTPALLMGAASCDVPAIAVSGGPMLNGKHQGRDIGSGTVVWQLSEQVKAGKISLHEFMSAEAGMSRSAGTCNTMGTASTMACMAEALGVTLPHNAAIPAVDSRRYVLAHMSGMRIVEMALEDLRLSKLLTREAFENAIRVNAAIGGSTNAAIHLKAIAGRIGVNLELDDWTRIGRGTPTLVDLQPSGRFLMEEFYYAGGLPAVIRRLGEAALLPHPAALTANGNTLWDNCKDAPLFNDEVIRPLDKPLVADGGLCVLRGNLAPNGAVLKPSASTPELLKHRGRAVVFESFEDYKARIADPDLDVTANSILVLKNCGPKGYPGMAEVGNMGLPPKLLAQGVTDMVRLSDARMSGTAYGTVVLHIAPEARAGGPLAVVRDGDWIEMDCHGGRLHLDISEAELAARLAAWKQTRQPVPADASGYRNLYVEHVLQADQGCDFDFLVGCRGAEVPRHSH, encoded by the coding sequence ATGAAGGACGCCAAACGCCCGCTACGCTCGGCCCAATGGTTCGGCACCGCCGACAAGAACGGCTTCATGTACCGCAGCTGGATGAAGAATCAGGGCATTCCTGATCACGAGTTCCAGGGCAAGCCGATCATCGGCATCTGCAATACCTGGTCGGAGCTGACGCCGTGCAATGCGCACTTCCGCAAGATCGCGGAGCACGTCAAGCGCGGGGTGTTCGAAGCGGGTGGCTTCCCCGTCGAATTCCCGGTGTTTTCCAGCGGCGAATCGAACCTGCGCCCCACCGCCATGTTCACGCGCAATCTCGCGAGCATGGATGTGGAGGAGTCGATCCGCGGCAATCCGATCGACGCGGTGGTCCTGCTCGTCGGTTGCGACAAGACGACGCCGGCGCTTCTGATGGGTGCGGCGAGCTGCGACGTACCCGCCATCGCGGTGAGCGGCGGCCCCATGCTCAACGGCAAGCATCAAGGCCGCGACATCGGCTCGGGCACCGTTGTCTGGCAGCTCAGCGAGCAGGTGAAGGCGGGCAAGATCTCGCTGCATGAATTCATGTCCGCTGAAGCAGGCATGTCGCGCTCCGCGGGTACTTGCAACACCATGGGCACCGCCTCGACGATGGCGTGCATGGCCGAAGCGCTCGGCGTCACGCTGCCGCATAACGCAGCGATTCCCGCGGTCGATTCGCGCCGCTACGTCCTCGCGCATATGTCGGGCATGCGCATCGTCGAGATGGCGCTTGAAGACCTGCGACTGTCGAAGCTGCTGACGCGCGAAGCCTTCGAAAACGCGATCCGCGTTAACGCGGCAATCGGCGGCTCGACGAATGCCGCGATCCATCTGAAGGCGATCGCCGGACGCATTGGCGTGAACCTCGAACTCGACGACTGGACGCGCATAGGCCGCGGCACGCCCACGTTGGTCGATCTGCAGCCGTCGGGCCGTTTCCTGATGGAAGAGTTCTATTACGCGGGCGGCTTGCCGGCCGTCATCCGGCGCCTCGGCGAGGCCGCGCTGCTGCCGCACCCCGCAGCACTGACCGCTAACGGCAACACGCTCTGGGACAACTGCAAGGACGCACCGCTCTTTAACGACGAAGTGATTCGTCCGCTCGACAAACCGCTCGTCGCCGACGGTGGACTCTGCGTGCTGCGCGGCAATCTCGCGCCGAACGGCGCGGTGCTCAAGCCATCCGCATCGACGCCTGAATTGCTCAAGCATCGCGGCCGCGCCGTCGTGTTCGAAAGCTTCGAAGACTACAAGGCACGCATCGCCGACCCCGATCTCGACGTGACAGCCAACTCCATCCTCGTGCTAAAGAACTGCGGTCCCAAGGGTTACCCCGGCATGGCCGAAGTCGGCAACATGGGGCTGCCGCCCAAACTGCTGGCGCAAGGCGTCACGGATATGGTGCGCCTGTCCGATGCGCGCATGAGCGGCACGGCTTACGGCACGGTGGTATTGCACATCGCGCCCGAGGCACGCGCCGGCGGTCCGCTCGCGGTGGTCCGCGACGGCGACTGGATCGAGATGGACTGCCACGGCGGACGACTGCATCTGGACATCAGCGAAGCCGAACTGGCCGCGCGGCTCGCCGCATGGAAGCAGACGCGGCAACCGGTGCCGGCCGATGCGAGCGGCTACCGCAACCTGTATGTCGAACACGTGTTGCAGGCGGACCAGGGCTGCGATTTCGACTTCCTGGTGGGCTGCCGCGGTGCAGAGGTGCCGCGTCATTCGCACTGA
- a CDS encoding ATP-binding protein, translated as MERRILVLAPFGRDADVIAEVLNKDGRDCERCADTHALTAELNNGAGAALITEEALAADLAAPLFGWLDAQPAWSDFPIILLAGERAARRSASSLEVLERLGNVVVLERPLSSETLRRAVMSSLRARIRQYDSRQHLDVSRQHLAQRIEAQEALVQLNDSLESRIAERTHELASANDRLMKEIHERAKVQAVLVQSQKMEALGQLTGGIAHDFNNLLNVIMVNAELIARVSDDDRVRTMAATAKRATERGAKLTGQLLTFSRTSNFDLKAVDVVALLQGMRDIITVSLGSTIQFITNFDAEALWTEADANQLELAILNLAINARDAMPGGGTLTVHVSRRMAPDPTLADGQYVVAEFSDTGSGIPADVISRVFDPFFTTKPIGKGTGLGLSQVYGIARQAGGTARVESEEGHGTTVRLWLPMREPVASESESVSAVEQKVEGIKRILVVEDDNEVRGMLVDSLKMLGYVVTEAHDGKTGLGRLVGDRPDLLMVDFAMPGMNGIDVIAAAREVRDDLPVILATGYADVDISRLAVRRCSILRKPFQLDELARTVRLSLIG; from the coding sequence ATGGAGCGCCGCATTCTGGTCCTCGCGCCGTTCGGCCGCGATGCCGACGTGATTGCCGAAGTGCTCAACAAGGACGGCCGCGATTGCGAGCGCTGCGCCGATACGCACGCCTTGACCGCGGAGCTCAACAACGGGGCAGGCGCCGCGCTGATCACGGAAGAGGCGCTGGCGGCCGATCTGGCCGCACCGTTGTTCGGCTGGCTCGATGCCCAGCCCGCGTGGTCCGATTTCCCGATCATCCTGCTGGCGGGCGAGCGCGCCGCGCGGCGTTCGGCAAGCAGCCTCGAGGTACTCGAGCGGCTCGGCAACGTCGTCGTGCTCGAACGGCCGCTCAGTTCCGAAACGCTGCGCCGCGCTGTGATGTCGTCGCTGCGCGCGCGCATCCGCCAGTACGATTCGCGGCAACATCTGGACGTCTCGCGCCAGCATCTCGCGCAACGCATCGAGGCCCAGGAGGCGCTCGTGCAACTGAACGATTCGCTCGAAAGCCGGATCGCCGAGCGCACGCATGAACTCGCTTCCGCCAATGACCGCCTGATGAAAGAGATTCACGAGCGGGCCAAGGTTCAGGCGGTGCTGGTGCAGTCGCAAAAGATGGAGGCGCTCGGCCAGTTGACCGGCGGCATTGCGCACGACTTCAATAACCTGCTCAACGTCATCATGGTCAACGCGGAGCTGATTGCGCGCGTCAGCGACGACGACCGCGTGCGCACCATGGCCGCCACCGCCAAGCGCGCCACGGAGCGGGGTGCGAAACTGACCGGCCAGTTGCTGACCTTCTCGCGCACCAGCAACTTCGATCTGAAAGCGGTGGACGTGGTGGCGCTGCTGCAGGGCATGCGCGACATCATCACCGTCTCGCTCGGCTCGACCATCCAGTTCATCACGAACTTCGACGCCGAAGCGCTGTGGACCGAGGCGGACGCCAACCAGCTCGAGCTTGCCATTCTCAATCTCGCCATCAATGCGCGCGACGCAATGCCCGGCGGCGGCACGCTCACGGTGCACGTCAGCCGGCGCATGGCGCCGGATCCCACGCTCGCCGACGGTCAATACGTGGTGGCCGAATTCAGCGATACCGGTTCGGGCATTCCCGCCGACGTGATCTCGCGCGTGTTCGATCCGTTCTTCACCACCAAGCCGATCGGCAAGGGCACCGGCCTCGGCTTGAGTCAGGTGTACGGCATCGCGCGCCAGGCCGGCGGCACGGCGCGCGTCGAAAGCGAAGAGGGGCACGGCACCACGGTGCGCCTGTGGTTGCCGATGCGCGAACCTGTCGCATCGGAGTCCGAATCGGTTTCGGCGGTTGAGCAGAAGGTCGAAGGCATCAAGCGGATTCTGGTCGTCGAGGACGACAACGAAGTGCGCGGCATGCTGGTCGACTCGCTCAAGATGCTCGGCTACGTGGTGACCGAAGCGCACGACGGCAAGACGGGTTTGGGACGGCTCGTGGGTGACCGGCCCGATCTTTTGATGGTCGACTTCGCGATGCCGGGCATGAACGGCATCGACGTGATTGCCGCGGCGCGCGAGGTGCGAGATGACCTGCCGGTCATCCTCGCGACAGGTTACGCCGACGTCGATATTTCACGTCTCGCGGTGCGGCGTTGCAGCATTCTGCGCAAGCCGTTCCAGCTCGACGAACTGGCGCGAACGGTACGGCTGAGTCTGATCGGATAA